Sequence from the Fodinibius saliphilus genome:
TATCGTTTACGTTTTCCGACATCGTCGTAATTGCATCATCGATGTGGTTGATGAACGAACGGAAGTCAGCAGAGTTGGCGGCCGTTCCGGCTGCGGTCTCAAAAGAAAGCGCTCCACCCGGGTTTGTGGCACCGGCTGTTCCGGCAGCCGTAGCTTCAATAGCCGATCCGTCAGCTACCGCACCGTCGCCGCTGGCGTTACCCAACTGGGCGGTGTTGGTACCGTCGGCAAACAGCTCACCTACGTTTACCGCATCCAGATCCGCGGTAAT
This genomic interval carries:
- a CDS encoding flagellin, whose amino-acid sequence is IMDNLVEMKGLATQAANDTLGEDERGFIGEQIKELGADINDISDSTVFQGYDLLSGDDTTATKSGALELTFQVGERESDTITADLDAVNVGELFADGTNTAQLGNASGDGAVADGSAIEATAAGTAGATNPGGALSFETAAGTAANSADFRSFINHIDDAITTMSENVND